The following are encoded in a window of Candidatus Bathyarchaeum sp. genomic DNA:
- a CDS encoding TIGR04084 family radical SAM/SPASM domain-containing protein, with protein MFFHLLLTTNCDLQCKYCYGKSCDDIDAEFDFAVDYDVPAEINYDINQLTKFMEKDPQTVLIFYGGEPMLCLNQMKKIMDKVPAKQFNIQTNGLHLNKLEPDYLNRLTTIFVSLDGTEQLTDYYRGKGVYKKVINNIKTSRNNGFEGEIIARMTLMEQTDIYENVRWLLSNPDYSFSSVHWQLDAGFWKNDFAKRNFKEWTQTSYNPQLRKLTEFWVDTMETQGKVLRLYPLLGVMHSLLVNENSLLRCGSGWSNYSIQTDGHIIPCPAMSGMKDYYIGHIKDSHPLQLKQIYVTQPCTDCEIYEKCGGRCLYSNITKQWSNEAYALVCDTVKNHIEALKESLPRVQQLITDKTIRLSDFNYPKYDSCEIIP; from the coding sequence ATGTTTTTTCATTTGTTGTTAACGACTAATTGTGACTTGCAATGCAAATACTGCTACGGCAAATCATGTGACGACATAGATGCAGAATTTGATTTTGCAGTAGATTATGATGTTCCAGCCGAAATTAACTATGACATCAACCAGTTAACAAAGTTCATGGAAAAAGACCCCCAAACAGTTCTGATTTTTTATGGAGGTGAACCAATGCTGTGCCTTAACCAAATGAAAAAGATAATGGATAAGGTTCCTGCCAAGCAGTTTAACATTCAAACAAACGGTTTACACCTCAACAAGCTTGAACCAGATTACCTGAACAGGTTAACTACCATTTTTGTTTCCTTGGATGGAACCGAACAGCTCACAGATTATTACAGGGGAAAAGGCGTCTACAAAAAAGTAATCAACAACATCAAAACCAGCAGAAACAACGGGTTTGAAGGTGAAATAATCGCCCGAATGACTCTCATGGAACAAACAGACATCTACGAAAACGTCCGATGGCTGTTAAGTAATCCTGATTACTCCTTTAGTTCAGTTCATTGGCAGCTTGATGCAGGGTTTTGGAAAAACGATTTCGCCAAACGAAACTTCAAAGAATGGACCCAAACCAGCTACAACCCCCAACTAAGAAAACTGACAGAATTCTGGGTGGACACCATGGAAACCCAAGGAAAAGTTTTGCGGCTTTATCCCCTTCTGGGAGTGATGCATTCCCTTCTGGTTAACGAAAACAGCCTGTTAAGGTGTGGCTCGGGATGGAGCAACTACAGCATACAAACCGACGGACACATCATACCCTGCCCCGCCATGAGCGGAATGAAAGACTACTACATAGGACATATCAAAGACTCTCATCCATTGCAACTAAAACAGATCTATGTAACTCAACCCTGCACCGATTGTGAAATCTATGAAAAATGCGGGGGACGATGTTTGTATTCGAACATAACAAAACAATGGAGTAACGAAGCATACGCTTTAGTTTGTGACACAGTAAAGAACCATATTGAAGCACTAAAGGAATCATTGCCACGAGTTCAACAATTAATTACAGACAAAACAATTAGGCTCTCTGATTTTAACTATCCGAAATATGATAGCTGTGAAATAATACCTTAA
- a CDS encoding SPFH domain-containing protein yields MSQQPEYSRSPAPFVTFIIISLIFVALAVLNYPDPTAYLFGLLAALALFPLPATVAINKEWEEAIILRFGKFQRLVGPGFFFKWPYVETFLKQDKRIINLDISHQEVMTKDNISVTVDAVVFVKIVNTKDSLVNIRNVWDSVMKYAQTTMRDVVGEIELDELLARRDEVADKIANIVDRETKDWGVDITSVNLQTMELPEDMKRVIARQAEAEREKRAVIIKSEGELTAAENLEKAVNKMSNRAMYLRSLSSLEDISFDQSNTIVFAVPMDIVKGEIVGMTALAEATKAKKNPEKQ; encoded by the coding sequence ATGAGTCAACAACCAGAATATTCACGTTCACCTGCACCCTTTGTTACGTTCATTATAATTTCTTTGATTTTTGTGGCATTAGCAGTTCTTAATTATCCAGACCCAACTGCTTACTTGTTTGGGTTACTAGCCGCATTAGCATTGTTTCCTTTGCCTGCAACAGTTGCAATTAACAAAGAATGGGAAGAAGCAATAATACTACGATTCGGAAAGTTTCAGCGACTTGTTGGTCCAGGATTTTTCTTCAAATGGCCATATGTAGAAACATTCCTTAAACAAGACAAACGAATCATCAACCTAGATATTTCACACCAAGAAGTCATGACCAAAGACAACATCAGCGTAACAGTGGACGCCGTAGTTTTTGTTAAAATTGTCAACACCAAAGACAGCCTAGTAAACATACGAAACGTCTGGGACAGCGTCATGAAATATGCCCAAACAACCATGCGAGACGTAGTCGGAGAAATCGAACTAGACGAACTCCTAGCCCGCAGAGACGAAGTCGCAGACAAAATCGCCAACATAGTAGACCGCGAAACAAAAGATTGGGGAGTAGACATCACCTCTGTTAACCTGCAAACCATGGAACTGCCCGAAGACATGAAACGCGTAATCGCCCGACAAGCAGAAGCCGAACGAGAAAAACGAGCAGTAATCATCAAAAGCGAAGGAGAACTAACCGCAGCAGAAAATCTAGAAAAAGCAGTAAACAAAATGAGCAACCGAGCAATGTATCTGCGCTCCCTTTCAAGCCTTGAAGACATCAGCTTTGACCAAAGCAACACCATAGTATTTGCAGTACCCATGGACATCGTTAAAGGAGAAATCGTGGGAATGACTGCCCTTGCAGAGGCAACAAAAGCAAAGAAGAACCCAGAAAAACAATAA